AAAAGCAGGTCCGTAGTAGTATTGGTAGGCGAGTCGTGGACCTGCCTTGATCAGGTCAAACAAGGAGGGGGCAACGCCCATCTGCTTTGCAATGTCGTCTCGATAAGGAAGATTGTGCATCTGAAATATATAGTATGTATTTTAAGTTACCTGATATGTCGGGGTTTTTCATTGAGGAAGGAAATGCTTAATTCTAGAATTGTTCTGGGTCGAACGAACCGGTGACGCATTGACAACGGATGTCCACCACTCTGTCCATTTCCTGAGCGCAACACACAGAGGGATCaaggagtgagtgggtttagttttacgccgcgtatAGCACTATTCACGGAATGTCACAgcggaagacaccagaaatggaccttacacattgaacccatgttggGAGTCTTCGGCGCGACGAATCATGGAAGGACCATATTCTACCCCTAAGTATACGAGTAGGCTCGGGGTGTGCTATATGGCGCTGTTGGGGTAGTTTAGTGGGTAAGCTTTCACACGTCATGCTGAAATCGTGGGGTCGATTCCTCACATAGACGAATGAGTGAACCCTATTTCCCCCACCGTCAtaacccgtgaacatccgggtttgcttgccataaaaggtgactatgcttgtcgtaagaggcgactaacaggatcgggtggtcacgctcgctgacatggttgacacatgccatcagtgCCTAAATGtgtacatcgatgttcatgttgttgatcactggatggctagtcaagacttgattgtttacagaccccCGCCGTCTATAggctattgctgagtgcggcgtaaaactaaactcactcacttactcactcactcaactaacgggatagggtgatcagactcgccgacttggttaaCCCTtgtgtagatctatgctcatgctcttgatcaccggattgtctgctTCATACAGGATTATAAACAGATCgacgccatatggctggattattgctaagtgcagctttaaacagcaaaccaaccaacctacttccgccgtgatgttgctggaatagaGCTAAAACGGTAGTAAAACCATTTTCGCTCTACCTTATAATGCCGATAAATTCTTACAGAGGAATCGGTAAGTTTAGCATAATGACGTTGCCTCAAGGTGTGATACCTTGGCTCTTTGGAGCAATTTGGGTACTGATGAAACTTTTAAAAACTTATTTGGCTATTTCCTGCCGAACATGTTTAAAACGTTAACttccatgtatacatgtatatttctaaATATACTATCAACGCATGACACAATCTGATCCTTGCCGTTAAATGATGACAAAATTCTGCCTTACTACAGATCAAAGTGATCGGCTTATTTTGAACTGTATTCTTTTTAATAATCATCCGTTCACAATTTTTGAATCGTCAGAGAAGTAGAGATCTCAGGATACAATCCTGCAGCGGGGTGAGCGCGGATGGTAAACGACTGAAACAGGACCACGTCGCCATGCTGAACTACAGACTGTCCTGTGCACACATCATTGGTCTTGTCTGAAGCGGGTGATTGTCAAAATGTGGAACAACAACCCTGTCCAAGATTTCCCGTAGATACCGAGGTCCGGTAAGGTTTCCCGCTACTGTATGTAGTTCCAGTTTAGTCATGCGATACACAGCCCCACACCATGATGGATCCACCCGCAAATGGCACAGCTTCCTGGATGTTCCTTTGAGCAATGGATCCGTCTCCATGACGCCAAGTTCCAGTTCAGACGATCGCGACAACAAGCCAAACGTGGTGCTTTATGTGGGGACCAGTATCCAGACGATTGCGAACAGTCTTGGTGGATATAGGTCGATTTGGTAACCAATCATGTCACAGTTGAgtactgtttttaaatggcttAAAGGGGCTGCATCTTCTCTTCTGGATGTGCAACGGGGTCGTCCTGTTCGTTTCAGGTCTTTGACGTCATTCGTTTGTTGCGGCTTACAGTGCTAAAACAGTGTCCAAGTCTTCGAGCAATTTTACAGTATATCCCTCATTCCAATAATCCAATAATCTAGAAACTCCCAGGAATCAAACACGTTCACCCTTCTAAAGACTTCTATAATTTTCAGTTGAACTGTGATGTGACCTGTATCGTACTGCGTTATatgcataaatatttcaaatggtgACTACAGCATTTTACCAGTCAACTCCTCTGTCATGTTGGCCAATACGCCAGCCCCTTCGCCTTTGGTGTACATAGTCACCACATTTGAAATACAATCTTAGAGGATTTAAAGTGAACCTGTTTCATCAAAACATTGTTATTGTTGGCGAAATGTCAAAAAAGTATCAGTGACCAAATGATGTTTGATGTAATAGGCTATTTCACTTCTGCTGTGTGTCCACGTGTCTATTGAGATAAGTACGTACGTCACATGCATTCCCATGTGTTAACGCCAAATACTACCAGGGTTTTGCAGTGTCGCggaaatgttgtgatgcaataGTATGGAAGTAAtcaatgatatattttataGCAATTATGGTATATTTGGCATTATATACTAGTAATAGACATTGGTTTAGCAGAGTAGTTTGTCTCTTATATATATTCTCTTCTACTTGTCTCAAATGTTTTCTTTGGATACATAAAACGTCATACATCTAATGTATTACATACAATGTCGTTCTATGAGACAATAGTGTACATTTGGTAAGTGCGTTACTAACCAGATATTTGTAACGTCCATACGTTTGGAAGATATCGGCGTTCATCTTCTCTGTCACGTCAGCCATGACCTTCAGTGACGGCAGGCGAAGCTTACCGGTATACACCAGTGTAATGAAACGGCTCTGTAGCTCCGCAAGTGGTGGAATTGGTCCATCGGAATCCACACAACCCACAACAGACAACGTGTGGTGCTGATGTAGGGGGAACATCATCTTGTACAGACTCAGCTTCCGATCCTCTGCAACAAATAGTTACCTGAATTGCAGTACAATCTCTCTTTATGCTATGATTCATCAGATCACCAAGTATGAGCATCTCTTGGAAGACAAAAACTTGATACCGTTtacaaatgttttctgaaacaaTTGTATGAAACGGATCCAAGTTTTGTTAAATCAGACCATCATGGTCTGTCTTGAaggtacgcacgcacgcacacacacacacaaactctgacacacgcacacacactcaagAGAATCCCAGCCTTGTTAAACAAGACCATCATGGTCACACGCTAATGTATGGATGTGGAAGGAAAGAAGTATGGGTCACAGTCAGATCATTGCCAGCTAACTTCTGTACATAAGCATCATGACATTTTCTGTAAAACTGGAACTTATGCCTTGAATGTTATTGCCATCTGCTAGAAGATGGTATGCTACGTTTGGTTACTCGAAAAACTACAGAAACAGCACAATGCAGTCTTGACTTTCTAAATGATGTTACCTGTTTGAAATGGCTCATCCAGGAAGTCTATCGAAAAATCATATCCGGTTGCAAACAAAACGGCGTCCAAGTCCTTCAGGACAGTGCCGTCATCGAATTCGGCTTCATGGGGTCCAAGACGGATAAGTCTGTTGACAACCTTAATCCGTCCACTCATGATTTTATACTGCGCTCTGTCATTTAGCATTATTCTGGTCCTTGATGGGGGAGTTGAAGGGGCGATCCCCGCCTGTCTGTGATCAAGACGTTCATTGCATGTGTCGACAATCAGCTTGAAGAAGTTCGTCGGATTCCACATCTGAGACCTTCTTAAGATAGCCAAGTCCCACGGATGTCCGTTTCTGGCACACAAAGGCATCAAGAGCATCCCGTCCCCTACACTGTAATACACCTACATACGAATAAAGAAAGGAAGCAGCAATGTGTCTGCAAAACATCCTATTGTATCTGATGGGTGTACGAATCTTGACATCCTCGCCATATTTGGCATCAGTTGGATTTGAAATCTGCTCATCATGTATTCATGAAGAGCGGTTGCAAATTTCATATAACTAGTTCGATATATCCTTAGTTTATTAACTTTTGACCTTCTAATATTCTTTTATGATCCCTATGAAATAATGCATGGTATCCTGATATTTAGAAGCTAAACGTACTGTGTTTGGATCTGAGATGAATGTTAGACCGAAGTGATAGTTTCTAATTTTTAATTGAAGTCGAACACATAGCGTGAGGTTTGCTTCTTTGTGGAGTCCTAGAAACGCCCAGAAGTCAAAAACGTTCACACTTCCAAAGACCTTTCCCCACTATTCAATTGAATTTAAGTGTGACCTGGACTTTATGCAAAAGACCACACACCACCCGTTTCATCCACTATCAGGGCACctcgtgaagacccgggttaaaAGTGGCCATCAGTAACACTTTCCTGTCGGATTGCTTAGTCCAGATTcgttcatttacagaccgctgccatatagctgggatattgttgagcGCGAGGTCAAACAACAAATCATCCAGCCAATACCATCAGGGCAGCCAAACCTTTCAACGCTGGCATCGTAATGACGACTAACGTAGTTAAGATAACAAAGGAAATGTAAATTATTAAGagataattatgataatatgtGGTCCTATCCGGCCACGTGACCTACCTGTTTTGCATAACAGGAAGACTCTACTGACACATCTCCGGATGAATGGGAGTTCCCTGTGtgataaaaataatcaaatTATGTATTTAGGATTTTGATGTTTTGGACGCACATGATAATGAATGAACTTTATACTAAGGTGCGATAAAACAAATCGTTACACTATGTACTTTCACTCTTATGAAGACTCTTCATTTCCCTACATTTTAAAATGATTAACAATTATGTTACTTATTTGCTTTGACAATACCGCACGCTGGGAAATCCGTTTCTCAATAGTGTGGATACGAAGCAGAATTCACATAGGTGTTGTTGAAGCCAATGGCGTCCTTAAATAGTTTTGCACATACGACCttttcatgtttcatatttcGTGACgttttgagttttgttttcaaactgtTAATGACATCACAAAGACTGTCTATGCCTTGAAGATATttttcccatcaaaagtttagactcactagtgcaAAGCTAGCTACTTATTTCAGGTAACTGTTTACACACGAACTGACATATTGTAAAACGAATTTGTAACGGtgacaaaaccaaattttacaCCAATACGCACCTGTTTACgtgcatgatatttgcacatgcttttcaccAATTTGGTGCTGGATCCTTGTGCAAGTCATCTGCGTAAGGTTTATGGTAGCTTTTCCCATGTTACTGGAGAAACCagtcgatgtaaccatatatatacataacatacactGGGTGTATTAAGTACACAGTTGCAAAACTAAATTCTTACCAATGACAAGAACACTCTTGTCCTTGTAGGGCAAACCATCTCTGAACTTGTACGAGTGTTCAATGGTTCCTTTGAATGTCTCCATTCCTTCAATAGAAGGTATCCGCGGCTTCTTGTAGAAACCAGAACAGATCATCACAAAGTCATAGACTTCCGTTTTCGTCTTTTTCTGGGCATCCATTGTCTCCACCTGCCACCTTCCTGTGGTGTTGTAGTCAGTAGCCTTCTTTATGTTGACGATTCTTGTTCGGAGGTGGATGTGTTTTCTGAGACCGAACGTCTCGCAGTAGCTGTGGGCGTAGTCGTAGACCATGGTGCGGCTCAGGAATGGCGGAAGGTTGGAGGGGTAGGGGAAGTCACTGAACGCTATCATCTCCCTGCTAATGTTGGTTGTCAGGTAATCAAAGGCTCTGGCACCCTGTCCTTCTCTGTATTCCTTTGTGTAGTACCAAACACCACCTGGAGATTATAACTCACTGATGAACACCATGTCTTTACGACGAGGACAGCGAGCAGCCTACTGACTTAAAAGATTTCGACTATAAGGCTATACCCTATAAGGGTATACCCTATAAGGGTaaaatgtgttaagcccatttgaGGTGTCGCCGGTGATTTCAGCGGTGCCCCGTGCTGTTTAGTACCTGGTGATAACACTTCATCTCAATACATTAAATATCCAGTTTCGATTCAGTGCGTACAGTGTTTGCAGTCCATTACTTGTAGGCCCACATactttgctaaaagtggcgtaaatcaTACGCAGTTGGAAATTAGGCTCAGGTGCGCTTTCTGTTTTTGAAGTGTCATGTGCCACTTTCTTGATGAAACTCTGATATTGAATCATATAGTATTTACGGTTAGTTCCTTTCGTTTGCTTAAGACATTACATCCATGGCCGTCATTAAAAACACGATGTTCTTATACTAATAGTTGCAGCAGACACAGGGGAAACATAAGGCTTTCTACTGCATCTAGTCAATTACCTTCAATTGCAGTTAAAGAACTCCGAGATAAACGATAAATAAAGGGCTGGTACTATACTTTCCTTCAAGTTGTATATCAGTAAATATGGCCTCTAAAGCGTTTGGTTAATTTAAGTTAGCATACTGGCATC
This genomic stretch from Haliotis asinina isolate JCU_RB_2024 chromosome 4, JCU_Hal_asi_v2, whole genome shotgun sequence harbors:
- the LOC137281245 gene encoding flavin-containing monooxygenase 5-like isoform X1; amino-acid sequence: MTFTRTPCQLNRFTCTAFCSRKAMSGKKKVAIVGAGFAGLTAIKSCLEEGLEPVCLEQYDDIGGVWYYTKEYREGQGARAFDYLTTNISREMIAFSDFPYPSNLPPFLSRTMVYDYAHSYCETFGLRKHIHLRTRIVNIKKATDYNTTGRWQVETMDAQKKTKTEVYDFVMICSGFYKKPRIPSIEGMETFKGTIEHSYKFRDGLPYKDKSVLVIGNSHSSGDVSVESSCYAKQVYYSVGDGMLLMPLCARNGHPWDLAILRRSQMWNPTNFFKLIVDTCNERLDHRQAGIAPSTPPSRTRIMLNDRAQYKIMSGRIKVVNRLIRLGPHEAEFDDGTVLKDLDAVLFATGYDFSIDFLDEPFQTEDRKLSLYKMMFPLHQHHTLSVVGCVDSDGPIPPLAELQSRFITLVYTGKLRLPSLKVMADVTEKMNADIFQTYGRYKYLMHNLPYRDDIAKQMGVAPSLFDLIKAGPRLAYQYYYGPAFPYHYRLWGPHPWSGAREAIDNATNHGHYGKQMRHVQAPDIPAANPFLRFMVVFTMIAMLVLAYQNREIVWLPW
- the LOC137281245 gene encoding flavin-containing monooxygenase 5-like isoform X2: MSGKKKVAIVGAGFAGLTAIKSCLEEGLEPVCLEQYDDIGGVWYYTKEYREGQGARAFDYLTTNISREMIAFSDFPYPSNLPPFLSRTMVYDYAHSYCETFGLRKHIHLRTRIVNIKKATDYNTTGRWQVETMDAQKKTKTEVYDFVMICSGFYKKPRIPSIEGMETFKGTIEHSYKFRDGLPYKDKSVLVIGNSHSSGDVSVESSCYAKQVYYSVGDGMLLMPLCARNGHPWDLAILRRSQMWNPTNFFKLIVDTCNERLDHRQAGIAPSTPPSRTRIMLNDRAQYKIMSGRIKVVNRLIRLGPHEAEFDDGTVLKDLDAVLFATGYDFSIDFLDEPFQTEDRKLSLYKMMFPLHQHHTLSVVGCVDSDGPIPPLAELQSRFITLVYTGKLRLPSLKVMADVTEKMNADIFQTYGRYKYLMHNLPYRDDIAKQMGVAPSLFDLIKAGPRLAYQYYYGPAFPYHYRLWGPHPWSGAREAIDNATNHGHYGKQMRHVQAPDIPAANPFLRFMVVFTMIAMLVLAYQNREIVWLPW